One segment of Trichlorobacter ammonificans DNA contains the following:
- the rplM gene encoding 50S ribosomal protein L13 codes for MKTEVAKKEQVTRQWFVVDAENLVLGRLATQVANVLRGKHKPVYTPSVDTGDFVIVLNAEKIALTGNKTADKVYYSHSGFPGGIKSATAAELLAKKPEELIRKAVKGMLPKNKLARHMLKKLKIYTGGAHPHEAQQPKQLAL; via the coding sequence ATGAAAACGGAAGTTGCAAAAAAAGAGCAGGTTACACGTCAGTGGTTCGTGGTTGATGCCGAGAATCTGGTACTGGGCCGTCTGGCCACCCAGGTGGCCAACGTGCTGCGCGGCAAGCACAAGCCGGTCTATACCCCCAGCGTGGACACCGGCGATTTCGTCATTGTTCTCAATGCCGAGAAGATCGCCCTGACCGGTAACAAGACCGCCGACAAGGTATACTACAGCCACTCCGGGTTCCCCGGCGGCATCAAGTCTGCCACCGCAGCCGAACTCCTGGCCAAGAAGCCGGAAGAGCTGATCCGCAAGGCGGTGAAGGGTATGCTGCCCAAGAACAAGCTGGCCCGCCACATGCTGAAGAAGCTGAAGATTTACACCGGTGGCGCCCATCCCCACGAGGCCCAGCAACCGAAGCAGTTGGCCCTGTAA
- a CDS encoding AI-2E family transporter: MDYGLLKILSLFTAILALLYLLGAMLLPFLSPLAWALIIGIITFPLYRRLRRLCREREGTAAAAMTVLVMLVFVLPTVGLLVLLVQEVAALYRFLEQAVNSGTARELVQRLGSQPWVQHLLERLQALTGLSEAGLMDNLMANSKEIVGKVLGGLSSALANSFAFLFNMVFMLFILFFVYRDGEQVRSWLVRVSTLEGHRFGRQIPQVVQNVLAGFIFGTLLTSLLQGVLAGLAYWVAGVPSPLLLGLLTGIGGFVPLVGTAIIWLPAAIYLFVQGSAVAAVLLSLWGLLVVGMADNVVRPLFMSSKVSLPILPLMLGALGGLAAFGVLGAIFGPLLLAVLYELFVLEPPDESNTNDLTAGGEDAT, encoded by the coding sequence ATGGACTATGGCCTGCTGAAAATCCTCTCCCTCTTCACCGCGATTCTGGCGCTCCTCTACCTGCTGGGGGCCATGCTGCTTCCCTTTCTGTCCCCTCTGGCGTGGGCGTTGATTATCGGCATCATCACCTTTCCCTTGTACCGGCGGCTGCGCCGTCTCTGCCGGGAGCGGGAAGGGACTGCCGCGGCAGCCATGACGGTGCTGGTGATGCTGGTGTTCGTGTTGCCCACGGTGGGACTGCTGGTGCTGCTGGTCCAGGAGGTGGCAGCCCTGTACCGGTTTCTGGAGCAGGCCGTCAACAGTGGTACCGCCCGGGAACTGGTGCAACGGCTGGGAAGCCAGCCCTGGGTCCAGCATCTGCTGGAGCGCTTGCAGGCATTGACCGGTCTGAGCGAAGCCGGCCTGATGGATAACCTGATGGCCAACTCCAAGGAGATCGTGGGCAAGGTGCTGGGGGGGCTGAGTTCGGCGCTGGCCAACTCCTTTGCCTTTCTGTTCAACATGGTCTTCATGCTGTTCATCCTGTTTTTTGTCTATCGTGACGGCGAGCAGGTGCGGAGCTGGCTGGTGCGGGTCTCCACCCTGGAGGGACACCGGTTCGGCAGGCAGATACCCCAGGTGGTGCAGAACGTTCTGGCCGGCTTCATCTTCGGCACCCTGCTGACCAGTCTGCTGCAGGGGGTGCTGGCCGGCTTGGCCTATTGGGTGGCCGGAGTTCCCTCCCCCCTGCTGCTGGGACTCCTGACCGGTATCGGCGGGTTCGTGCCGCTGGTGGGAACCGCCATCATCTGGCTGCCGGCCGCCATCTACCTCTTTGTGCAGGGGAGTGCCGTTGCGGCGGTGCTGCTGAGCCTTTGGGGGCTGCTCGTGGTGGGGATGGCCGACAACGTTGTCCGGCCGCTCTTCATGAGCAGCAAGGTGAGCCTGCCGATCCTGCCGCTGATGCTGGGGGCGCTGGGGGGACTGGCTGCTTTCGGTGTGCTGGGAGCGATCTTCGGCCCGCTGCTGCTGGCGGTGCTGTACGAGCTGTTCGTGCTGGAACCGCCGGATGAATCGAATACCAATGACCTGACCGCAGGTGGAGAGGACGCGACATGA
- the rpsI gene encoding 30S ribosomal protein S9 yields the protein MAAVSFYGTGKRKSSVARVWLKPGAGRIVVNNKTLDEYFGRETSKMVVRQSLELTENLGKFDVYVNVSGGGDSGQAGAIRHGITKALLEADPELRPNLKKAGFITRDSRVKERKKYGLAAARARFQFSKR from the coding sequence ATGGCAGCTGTCAGTTTCTACGGCACAGGCAAGAGAAAAAGTTCGGTTGCCCGGGTGTGGCTCAAGCCCGGTGCCGGTCGGATCGTGGTCAACAATAAGACGCTCGACGAGTACTTCGGCCGCGAAACCTCCAAGATGGTTGTTCGTCAATCTCTGGAGCTGACCGAAAACCTCGGCAAGTTTGATGTGTACGTCAACGTCAGCGGCGGCGGTGACTCCGGTCAGGCCGGCGCCATTCGCCATGGTATCACCAAGGCGCTGCTCGAGGCTGATCCGGAACTGCGTCCCAACCTGAAGAAGGCCGGTTTCATTACCCGCGATTCACGCGTCAAAGAGCGTAAAAAGTACGGCCTTGCCGCTGCCCGCGCCAGGTTCCAGTTCTCCAAGCGCTAA
- the gatA gene encoding Asp-tRNA(Asn)/Glu-tRNA(Gln) amidotransferase subunit GatA — translation MELFDLTLHQLHDMLKSRAISSRELTRTMLERIETVEPLVGAFITCTADQALADADLADQRIAAGDCAPLTGIPVALKDIFMTAGIRTTCASRILENFIAPYDATAWSRMKEQGAVLLGKLNQDEFAMGSSCETSAFGPTRNPWNSACIPGGSSGGSAAAIAARQAVATLGTDTGGSIRQPASHCGCVGLKPTYGRVSRYGVIAYASSLDQVGPMTRDVRDCALLLQVIAGHDPKDSTSVDTPVPDYGAALTGEVAGMKIGLPREYFIEGLDPAVQQAMDQAIARFRELGAELVPVSLPHTSYAVACYYLIATAEASSNLARYDGIRFGHRAQNAAGLIDLMMQSRAHGFGSEVKRRIMLGTYALSSGYYDAYYLKAQKVRSLIQQDFTEAFKQVDLLLTPTAPTPAFRLGEKVSDPLQMYLSDIFTIPVNLAGICGISVPAGMSSDGLPVGLQLVGRPFGEETILRAAHAFEQTTEWHQKKAAL, via the coding sequence ATGGAACTTTTCGACCTCACCCTGCATCAGTTGCACGACATGCTGAAGAGCCGTGCCATCTCCTCCCGGGAGCTGACCCGCACCATGCTGGAGCGGATCGAAACCGTGGAGCCGCTGGTAGGCGCCTTTATCACCTGTACCGCCGACCAGGCCCTGGCGGACGCGGACCTGGCCGATCAGCGGATCGCCGCCGGCGACTGTGCTCCCCTGACCGGTATCCCGGTGGCCTTGAAGGATATCTTCATGACCGCCGGCATCCGCACCACCTGTGCCTCCCGGATTCTGGAAAACTTCATCGCCCCCTACGACGCCACGGCCTGGAGCCGGATGAAAGAACAGGGGGCGGTGCTGCTGGGCAAGCTGAACCAGGACGAGTTCGCCATGGGCTCCTCCTGCGAGACCAGCGCCTTCGGCCCGACCCGCAACCCCTGGAACAGCGCCTGCATCCCCGGCGGTTCCTCCGGCGGCTCCGCGGCAGCCATTGCCGCCCGACAGGCGGTGGCCACCCTGGGCACCGACACCGGCGGTTCCATCCGCCAGCCGGCCTCCCACTGCGGCTGCGTGGGGCTCAAGCCCACCTACGGCCGGGTTTCGCGGTACGGCGTCATCGCCTACGCCTCCTCCCTTGACCAGGTGGGCCCCATGACCCGCGATGTCCGCGATTGTGCCCTGCTGCTGCAGGTGATTGCCGGTCACGACCCCAAGGACTCCACCAGCGTCGACACGCCGGTGCCCGACTACGGCGCGGCCCTGACCGGCGAGGTCGCGGGGATGAAGATCGGCCTGCCCAGGGAGTACTTCATCGAGGGGCTGGACCCGGCGGTGCAGCAGGCCATGGACCAGGCCATTGCCCGCTTCCGCGAGCTGGGGGCTGAACTGGTGCCGGTATCGCTCCCCCACACCTCCTACGCCGTGGCCTGCTACTACCTGATCGCCACCGCCGAGGCCAGCTCCAACCTGGCCCGCTACGACGGCATCCGCTTCGGCCACCGGGCGCAGAACGCCGCCGGCCTGATCGACCTGATGATGCAGTCACGGGCCCACGGGTTCGGCTCCGAGGTGAAACGCCGGATCATGCTGGGCACCTACGCTCTCTCCTCCGGCTACTACGATGCTTACTACCTGAAGGCCCAGAAGGTGCGGTCCCTGATCCAGCAGGACTTCACCGAGGCATTCAAACAGGTGGACCTGCTGCTGACCCCCACCGCCCCCACCCCGGCCTTCCGGCTGGGGGAGAAGGTCAGCGACCCGCTGCAGATGTACCTTTCCGACATCTTCACCATCCCGGTCAACCTGGCCGGCATCTGCGGCATTTCCGTTCCCGCGGGCATGAGCAGCGACGGCCTGCCGGTGGGCCTGCAGCTGGTGGGGCGCCCCTTTGGCGAAGAAACGATCCTCCGGGCGGCCCACGCCTTTGAACAGACCACCGAATGGCACCAGAAAAAGGCAGCGCTATGA
- a CDS encoding aminoglycoside phosphotransferase family protein, whose protein sequence is MPSDNDTILVKDHRLLTKDWAQAVLRLHDAGAVVRAVETVAVHIGTTTRVRLAIDHDSRHVARKWFVKLPSRNWRARLITALPRLLQTEARFYQQLAAQVPLTIPLCLAARSRWGNGTILVLADVTEQGSRAGTAGDTLDIPQVSAAVGQLARFHARFWQDATVTTSYPWLADSVRQLEDLLGSALAVPLMRRGLSKAGGLIPEELHGPALRYAHNRRKAMAFLNDAPQTVTHHDCHPGNLFWQKDGSAGFLDWQLVRLGEGIGDIAYLLTTTLAPELRRQHEAALLAQYAETVRAQGVRGLSDDLMTRYRAHCCYTFEAMVVTLAIGGMMELDSNLELIRRTAIAVKDLDCFAALPLA, encoded by the coding sequence ATGCCATCAGACAACGACACTATTCTGGTTAAAGACCACCGGCTGCTCACAAAAGACTGGGCACAAGCAGTGCTGCGCCTGCATGATGCCGGTGCCGTGGTGCGTGCCGTGGAGACCGTTGCGGTACATATCGGCACAACCACACGGGTACGGCTTGCCATCGACCACGACAGCCGCCATGTGGCACGGAAATGGTTCGTCAAACTGCCGTCCAGGAACTGGCGGGCACGGCTTATTACCGCCCTGCCGCGTTTGTTGCAGACCGAAGCGCGCTTTTATCAGCAGCTGGCAGCACAGGTGCCGCTGACCATACCGCTCTGCCTGGCGGCCCGCAGCAGGTGGGGCAATGGCACGATACTCGTCCTTGCCGATGTGACCGAACAGGGCAGCAGAGCCGGAACAGCCGGGGATACCCTGGATATACCGCAGGTGTCTGCGGCAGTGGGGCAACTGGCACGGTTCCACGCCCGCTTCTGGCAGGACGCAACCGTGACAACCAGTTATCCGTGGCTTGCCGATTCGGTGCGGCAGTTGGAAGACCTGCTGGGCAGCGCACTGGCGGTGCCGTTGATGCGGCGCGGCCTGAGCAAGGCAGGCGGCCTGATTCCCGAAGAGCTGCATGGGCCTGCGTTACGCTATGCACACAACCGCAGAAAGGCCATGGCCTTTCTCAATGATGCGCCGCAGACGGTAACGCATCATGATTGCCATCCGGGCAACCTGTTCTGGCAAAAAGACGGCAGTGCCGGATTTCTGGATTGGCAACTGGTGCGGCTTGGCGAGGGGATCGGCGATATAGCCTATCTGTTGACCACGACATTGGCCCCTGAACTCCGCCGGCAGCACGAAGCCGCCCTGTTGGCGCAGTATGCCGAAACAGTACGTGCGCAAGGGGTACGTGGACTGAGCGATGATCTGATGACACGCTATCGCGCCCATTGCTGCTACACCTTTGAAGCGATGGTGGTAACGCTGGCAATCGGCGGCATGATGGAGCTGGACAGCAACCTGGAACTGATACGGCGAACAGCAATCGCGGTTAAGGATCTGGACTGTTTTGCGGCATTGCCGTTAGCGTGA
- the gatB gene encoding Asp-tRNA(Asn)/Glu-tRNA(Gln) amidotransferase subunit GatB, with protein sequence MNYQPVIGLEVHVQLNTNTKIFCSCSTRFGAEPNLHTCPVCLALPGALPVLNRQVADYAIMAGLSTNCRIARHSVFARKNYFYPDLPKGYQISQFEQPICEKGWLDIEGEWGVKRIGITRIHMEEDAGKLVHGMGGGSGVDLNRAGTPLLEVVSEPDLRSADEAVAYLKQLYQIVTYLGICDGNMEEGSFRCDANVSVMPVGSSTFGTRAEIKNVNSFKFVKQAIEYEIGRQIDLIEDGGKVVQETRLFDPNKGTTRSMRGKEEAHDYRYFPDPDLVPLVISADWVERIEKDLPELPDKKRQRFITFYTLPEYDADVLTASRPLAAYFEETAAFAHNPKAAANWVMGEVTRALNDSGLDIDHCPVTPKALGELIRLIDGGTISGTIAKKVFEQLWTQGGDPAEIVKAQGLAQVSDTGAIEAVIDRILAAAPDQVAEYRGGKEKVFGFFVGQVMKEMKGKANPAVVNELLKGKLA encoded by the coding sequence ATGAACTACCAACCGGTCATCGGACTCGAAGTCCACGTTCAGCTTAACACCAACACCAAGATCTTCTGCTCCTGCTCCACCCGCTTCGGGGCAGAGCCCAATCTGCACACCTGCCCGGTCTGCCTGGCCCTGCCCGGCGCCCTGCCGGTGCTGAACCGCCAGGTGGCCGACTACGCCATCATGGCGGGGCTCTCCACCAACTGCCGCATCGCCCGCCACAGCGTCTTTGCCCGCAAGAACTACTTCTATCCCGACCTGCCCAAGGGATACCAGATCAGCCAGTTCGAGCAGCCGATCTGCGAAAAAGGGTGGCTGGATATCGAAGGGGAATGGGGCGTGAAGCGGATCGGCATCACCCGCATCCATATGGAGGAGGATGCCGGCAAGCTGGTGCACGGCATGGGGGGCGGCTCGGGCGTTGACCTGAACCGGGCCGGCACGCCGCTTCTGGAGGTGGTTTCCGAGCCGGACCTGCGCAGTGCCGACGAAGCGGTGGCTTACCTGAAGCAGCTCTACCAGATCGTCACCTACCTGGGAATCTGCGACGGCAACATGGAGGAAGGCTCCTTCCGCTGCGACGCCAACGTGTCGGTCATGCCGGTGGGCTCAAGCACCTTCGGCACCCGGGCCGAGATCAAGAACGTCAACTCCTTCAAATTCGTCAAGCAGGCCATCGAGTACGAGATCGGCCGCCAGATCGACCTGATCGAAGACGGCGGAAAAGTCGTGCAGGAGACCCGCCTGTTTGACCCGAACAAGGGGACCACCCGTTCCATGCGGGGCAAGGAAGAGGCCCACGACTACCGTTACTTCCCGGATCCCGACCTGGTGCCGCTGGTGATCAGTGCCGACTGGGTGGAGCGGATCGAGAAGGATCTGCCGGAACTGCCGGACAAGAAGCGGCAGCGGTTCATCACCTTCTACACCCTGCCGGAATACGACGCCGACGTGCTCACCGCCTCCCGTCCCCTGGCCGCCTATTTCGAGGAAACCGCCGCCTTTGCCCATAACCCCAAGGCTGCCGCCAACTGGGTGATGGGAGAGGTGACCCGTGCGCTGAACGACTCCGGCCTTGACATCGACCACTGCCCGGTAACCCCCAAGGCCCTGGGGGAGCTGATCCGGCTGATCGACGGCGGCACCATCTCCGGCACCATTGCCAAGAAGGTGTTCGAGCAGCTCTGGACACAGGGCGGCGACCCGGCCGAGATCGTCAAAGCGCAGGGACTGGCCCAGGTATCGGACACCGGCGCCATCGAGGCGGTCATCGACCGGATTCTGGCCGCGGCGCCGGACCAGGTGGCCGAGTATCGCGGCGGCAAGGAAAAGGTCTTCGGCTTCTTTGTCGGCCAGGTGATGAAGGAGATGAAAGGCAAGGCCAACCCGGCGGTGGTCAACGAGCTGCTGAAAGGAAAACTGGCCTGA
- the aroF gene encoding 3-deoxy-7-phosphoheptulonate synthase translates to MIIVMKAGAAKKEKDEVLKRIKELGYTPHVIHGTTRDVIGAVGDERGKLVLQSLESMHGVESVVPILQPYKLASTEVKKEPSHVRIADGVVIGGDQVVVMAGPCSVESEAQIMESARAVKAAGAHILRGGAFKPRTSPYSFQGLEEDGLKLLAKARAETGLPVVTEVINPETVDLVASYADILQIGARNSQNFALLKKVGQCGKPVLLKRGMAMTIQEFLMSAEYIMSEGNQGVILCERGIRTFETATRNTLDLSAIPVLKRKTHLPVVIDPSHGTGDHHYVAAMSFAAVAAGADGLIVEVHPDPEHASSDGPQSLKPKKFAAMMEKLKLFANAADRTL, encoded by the coding sequence GTGATCATCGTAATGAAGGCAGGTGCGGCAAAGAAGGAGAAGGACGAAGTGTTGAAACGGATCAAGGAGTTGGGCTACACCCCCCACGTCATTCACGGCACCACCCGCGACGTGATCGGCGCCGTGGGGGACGAGCGGGGCAAACTGGTGCTGCAGTCCCTGGAAAGCATGCACGGTGTGGAAAGCGTGGTGCCGATCCTGCAGCCGTACAAACTGGCCTCCACGGAAGTGAAGAAGGAGCCGAGCCACGTGAGGATCGCCGACGGCGTGGTGATCGGCGGCGACCAGGTGGTGGTCATGGCCGGTCCCTGCTCCGTGGAGAGCGAAGCACAGATCATGGAAAGCGCCCGGGCCGTCAAGGCCGCCGGAGCCCATATCCTGCGGGGCGGGGCCTTCAAGCCCCGCACCTCCCCTTACTCGTTCCAAGGGTTGGAGGAGGACGGCCTCAAGCTACTGGCAAAGGCCAGGGCCGAAACCGGGCTGCCGGTGGTGACGGAGGTGATCAACCCGGAGACCGTGGATCTGGTGGCCTCCTATGCCGACATCCTCCAGATCGGCGCCCGCAACTCCCAGAACTTCGCCCTGCTGAAAAAGGTGGGACAGTGCGGCAAGCCGGTGCTGCTCAAGCGGGGGATGGCCATGACCATCCAGGAATTTCTGATGAGCGCCGAGTACATCATGAGCGAGGGGAACCAGGGAGTAATCCTCTGCGAGCGGGGAATCCGCACCTTTGAGACCGCCACCCGCAACACCCTGGACCTTTCCGCCATCCCGGTGCTGAAGCGCAAGACCCACCTGCCGGTGGTGATTGATCCCTCCCACGGCACCGGTGACCACCACTACGTGGCGGCCATGAGCTTTGCTGCCGTGGCCGCCGGCGCCGACGGCCTGATCGTTGAGGTTCACCCCGACCCGGAGCACGCCTCCAGCGACGGCCCCCAGTCCCTGAAACCGAAAAAGTTCGCCGCCATGATGGAGAAGCTGAAGCTGTTTGCCAACGCTGCCGACAGGACGCTCTAG
- the gatC gene encoding Asp-tRNA(Asn)/Glu-tRNA(Gln) amidotransferase subunit GatC, translating to MSISRSDIDHVAVLARLALRDEEKELFTAQMEAILSYVETLNELDTTNVSPTSHAVPLQNAFRPDTVQPSLGIDAALANAPDRSDSYFRVPPVIE from the coding sequence ATGAGCATCAGCCGCAGTGATATCGACCATGTAGCCGTCCTGGCCCGGCTGGCCTTACGCGACGAGGAGAAGGAGCTGTTCACCGCCCAGATGGAGGCGATCCTCTCCTACGTGGAAACCCTCAACGAACTGGATACCACGAACGTCTCCCCCACCTCCCATGCCGTGCCGCTGCAGAACGCCTTCCGGCCCGACACGGTCCAGCCGTCCCTCGGTATCGACGCCGCCCTGGCCAATGCGCCGGACAGAAGCGACAGCTATTTCCGCGTTCCCCCGGTCATTGAATAA
- the argC gene encoding N-acetyl-gamma-glutamyl-phosphate reductase has product MKRIAVAGASGYTGLELIRLLDRHPEVTITCVTSEQSAGKPVSDLFPSLRERCDLLLEPLDPATVAAKADLVFTALPHQSAMVVVPAFLAAGKPVVDLSADYRLHDAAVYGQWYEPHKNPELLPEAVYGLPELRREAIRSARLVANPGCYPTSIILGLKPLLAAGLIDPASIIADSASGVSGAGRSAKVDSLYCEVNEGYKAYGVGGVHRHTPEIEQELSLLAGREVVITFTPHLVPMDRGILSTIYATPLQKVTTEELATLYAETYRDEPFVRPLPAGRFPSTAFVRGSNFCDIGVTVDSRSNRIIVISAIDNLVKGASGQAVQNMNLLCGYPETLGLEGLALYP; this is encoded by the coding sequence ATGAAACGGATTGCCGTTGCCGGTGCCAGTGGCTATACCGGCCTTGAACTGATCAGGCTGCTCGATCGCCACCCGGAGGTGACCATTACCTGTGTCACCTCGGAGCAGAGTGCGGGCAAGCCGGTTTCCGACCTGTTCCCGAGCCTGCGGGAACGGTGCGATCTGCTCCTTGAACCGCTGGACCCGGCCACGGTGGCGGCAAAGGCCGATCTGGTCTTTACGGCGCTGCCCCACCAGTCGGCCATGGTGGTGGTGCCGGCGTTCCTGGCTGCCGGCAAACCGGTGGTGGACCTGTCGGCCGACTACCGGCTGCATGACGCCGCGGTCTACGGCCAGTGGTACGAACCCCACAAGAATCCCGAGCTGCTGCCGGAGGCGGTCTACGGTTTGCCGGAACTGCGGCGGGAAGCGATCCGTTCCGCCCGGCTGGTGGCCAACCCCGGTTGCTACCCCACCAGCATCATCCTGGGGCTGAAGCCGCTGCTCGCGGCCGGCCTGATCGACCCGGCCAGCATCATTGCCGACTCCGCCTCCGGGGTCAGCGGCGCCGGACGGTCGGCCAAGGTTGACTCCCTCTACTGCGAGGTGAACGAGGGGTACAAGGCCTACGGCGTGGGCGGGGTACACCGCCATACCCCGGAGATCGAGCAGGAGCTGTCGCTTTTGGCCGGCCGGGAGGTGGTCATTACGTTCACACCGCACCTGGTGCCGATGGACCGGGGAATTCTTTCCACCATCTACGCCACGCCGCTTCAGAAGGTGACCACGGAGGAGCTGGCAACGCTCTACGCCGAAACCTACCGGGATGAGCCGTTCGTCCGGCCGCTGCCGGCGGGGCGGTTCCCCTCCACCGCCTTTGTACGGGGCTCCAACTTCTGCGATATCGGGGTGACCGTGGACAGTCGCAGCAACCGGATCATCGTCATCTCGGCCATCGACAACCTGGTGAAGGGGGCCTCGGGACAGGCGGTGCAGAACATGAACCTGCTGTGCGGCTATCCGGAAACCCTGGGGCTGGAGGGACTTGCCCTGTATCCCTGA
- a CDS encoding YajQ family cyclic di-GMP-binding protein — translation MPSFDIVSKVEMQEVDNAVNQAVKEIAQRYDFKGSKSEITQERETIKILADDDYKLKAVVDVLQSKFIKRGLSLKAIQYGKVEPASGGMVRQLITIQQGISKEKGKEIIAVIKESKIKVQGQIQDDQVRVTGKNRDDLQQTIQLLKGKDLGVEMQFVNFRE, via the coding sequence ATGCCGTCATTCGACATCGTTTCCAAGGTTGAGATGCAGGAAGTGGACAACGCCGTGAACCAGGCCGTGAAGGAGATCGCCCAGCGGTACGACTTCAAGGGGTCCAAGAGCGAGATCACCCAGGAGCGGGAGACCATCAAGATCCTGGCCGATGACGACTACAAACTGAAGGCGGTGGTTGACGTGCTGCAGTCCAAGTTCATCAAGCGGGGCCTGTCGCTCAAGGCGATTCAGTACGGTAAGGTGGAGCCGGCCTCCGGCGGCATGGTACGCCAGCTCATTACCATCCAGCAGGGGATCTCCAAGGAAAAGGGGAAGGAGATCATCGCCGTCATCAAGGAGAGCAAGATCAAGGTGCAGGGCCAGATCCAGGACGACCAGGTGCGGGTCACCGGCAAGAACCGCGACGACCTGCAGCAGACCATTCAACTGCTGAAAGGAAAGGACCTGGGGGTGGAGATGCAGTTCGTTAACTTCAGGGAGTAA
- a CDS encoding LolA family protein gives MAALRIVLLLCLGLALQVLPAAAREATLAEVIATLEQGYAGLKDLQASFSQTTTLPGLPRPQKGNGELLLRRPDQGAAQFRFDYAKPKQQIVSNGKQLWFHQPENRQVIVTSAEKLLKGGGSLAMAYLTGLGDVSRDFTAALAKPARDKQNNYLIDLTPRTPTPALARLRLAISKEAVEQRLASGTAGNHFPIVSSVVVDGNGAETRIDYSRVRTNSGISAARFTFAIPAGTEIIKQ, from the coding sequence ATGGCGGCGCTGCGGATCGTCCTGCTGCTCTGCCTCGGCTTGGCCCTGCAGGTGCTGCCGGCAGCGGCCCGGGAAGCCACCCTGGCCGAGGTGATCGCCACCCTGGAGCAGGGGTATGCCGGGCTCAAGGACCTGCAGGCCTCCTTCAGCCAGACCACCACCCTCCCCGGCCTGCCCCGGCCCCAGAAAGGAAACGGCGAGCTGCTGCTGCGCCGGCCGGATCAGGGGGCGGCCCAGTTCCGCTTCGACTATGCCAAGCCGAAACAGCAGATCGTCTCCAACGGCAAGCAACTCTGGTTCCACCAGCCGGAGAACCGGCAGGTGATCGTCACCTCCGCCGAAAAACTGCTCAAGGGGGGCGGCAGCCTGGCCATGGCCTACCTCACCGGCTTGGGCGACGTGTCCCGCGATTTCACCGCCGCCCTTGCCAAGCCGGCCCGCGACAAACAGAACAACTACCTGATCGACCTGACGCCCCGCACCCCCACCCCGGCCCTGGCCCGTCTGCGGCTGGCCATCAGCAAAGAAGCGGTGGAACAACGGCTGGCCTCCGGCACGGCCGGCAACCACTTCCCCATCGTCTCCTCCGTGGTGGTTGACGGAAACGGCGCCGAGACCAGGATCGACTACAGCCGGGTGCGCACCAACAGCGGCATCAGCGCCGCCAGGTTCACCTTTGCTATCCCGGCAGGGACCGAGATTATCAAACAGTAG